The following proteins are encoded in a genomic region of Streptomyces lunaelactis:
- a CDS encoding YlbL family protein gives MPRRTATMLASTLIFIALLCAGVFIKVPYSEMSPGPTVNTLGAAGGEPVLQISGRKTYPTTGHLNMTTVRVTGADYNMNIVEAVYGWLAHDNVVVPHDTLYPDGKTEEQSTQENAEEFSQSQESAKVAALKELKIPVKARVVVSTVIKDTPSENRLHAGDVIRAVDGTPVKEPADVAKLVTKHKPGENVVFTIVPAKDAAAAEKAGKEPENTAKVTITTVKSDQGDRAIVGIQAGTDHTFPFGIDINLADVGGPSAGLMFALGIVDKLTPEDLTGGKFVAGTGTIDDKGEVGPIGGIEMKLVGARNAGAEYFLTPNENCAAATSDIPDGLTLVKVKTIADAKQSLERIRSGDTAGLPSCASS, from the coding sequence ATGCCACGCCGCACCGCGACGATGCTCGCCTCCACGCTCATTTTCATCGCGCTGCTCTGCGCAGGGGTGTTCATCAAAGTGCCGTACTCGGAGATGTCGCCCGGGCCGACGGTGAACACTCTCGGCGCGGCCGGTGGTGAACCTGTGCTGCAGATCTCCGGCCGCAAGACTTACCCGACGACCGGTCACCTCAATATGACGACGGTCAGGGTCACCGGCGCGGACTACAACATGAACATCGTCGAGGCGGTGTACGGGTGGCTGGCTCACGACAACGTGGTCGTGCCGCACGACACGCTCTATCCGGACGGGAAGACGGAAGAGCAGTCCACGCAGGAGAACGCCGAGGAATTCAGCCAGTCGCAGGAGAGCGCGAAGGTCGCTGCGCTGAAGGAGCTGAAGATCCCGGTGAAGGCGAGGGTCGTGGTCTCCACGGTCATCAAGGACACGCCTTCGGAGAACCGGCTGCACGCGGGCGACGTGATCCGGGCGGTGGACGGTACGCCGGTGAAGGAACCGGCGGACGTCGCGAAGCTGGTCACGAAGCACAAGCCCGGCGAGAACGTCGTCTTCACGATCGTGCCGGCGAAGGATGCGGCGGCGGCGGAGAAGGCGGGCAAGGAGCCCGAGAACACCGCGAAGGTCACGATCACCACGGTGAAGTCGGACCAGGGTGACCGGGCGATTGTGGGTATCCAGGCCGGGACCGACCACACGTTCCCGTTCGGCATCGACATCAACCTGGCGGACGTGGGCGGTCCGAGCGCGGGCCTGATGTTCGCTCTCGGCATCGTCGACAAGCTCACGCCGGAGGACCTGACGGGCGGGAAGTTCGTGGCCGGCACGGGGACGATCGACGACAAGGGGGAGGTCGGGCCGATCGGCGGCATCGAGATGAAGCTGGTGGGCGCGCGGAACGCGGGCGCGGAGTACTTCCTGACGCCGAATGAGAACTGCGCGGCGGCGACGTCGGACATTCCGGACGGGTTGACGCTGGTGAAGGTGAAGACAATCGCGGACGCGAAGCAGTCGCTGGAGAGGATCCGGTCGGGGGACACGGCGGGTCTGCCGAGCTGCGCGTCGAGCTGA
- a CDS encoding PPA1309 family protein, protein MSNVSPSGPPMAASPLTRAVLEIDEYASGLGWDQPARLFALVDTARLRTQEPGLAAQLGLDGDEAGAPLTPIEQDEIPSNTALDEFLATIAWPDAVVGCALTVERLMLPPSAESSVPDGLDDKALAKWVAAHPNRQEVRMTVAVLRDGARESALRLREKDSPKEVLTGSALVPGLAEALSATFEA, encoded by the coding sequence ATGTCCAACGTTTCCCCTTCCGGCCCCCCGATGGCCGCGAGCCCGCTGACCCGTGCCGTGCTCGAAATCGACGAGTACGCGTCCGGGCTCGGCTGGGATCAGCCGGCCAGGCTCTTCGCCCTCGTCGACACCGCACGCCTGCGCACCCAGGAGCCGGGCCTCGCGGCCCAGCTCGGCCTCGACGGCGATGAGGCGGGCGCGCCGCTGACCCCGATCGAGCAGGATGAAATCCCCTCCAACACGGCGCTGGACGAGTTCCTCGCCACGATCGCGTGGCCGGATGCGGTGGTCGGCTGCGCGCTGACGGTGGAGCGCCTGATGCTCCCGCCGTCCGCCGAGTCCTCCGTCCCGGACGGCCTCGACGACAAGGCCCTGGCCAAATGGGTCGCCGCCCACCCGAACCGCCAGGAGGTCCGCATGACGGTGGCGGTCCTGCGCGACGGCGCACGGGAGTCGGCCCTGCGCCTGCGCGAGAAGGACTCCCCGAAGGAGGTCCTGACAGGCTCGGCCCTGGTCCCGGGCCTGGCGGAGGCGCTGTCGGCGACCTTCGAGGCGTAG
- a CDS encoding UPF0182 family membrane protein yields MPDRGGGPTGPRIRVGRPSRRVRTLLMTLGVLAVLAMAFVMFAGFWTDWLWYRSVKYSSVFTTTLWTKVGLFAVFGLLMAAAVGVNIWLAHRLRPPLSAMSLEQQSLDRYRMGIAPYKKWVLLAITALVGLIAGASATGQWRTWLMWVNGVSFGQKDPQFGMDVSFYAFDLPWYRFLLGFGFAAAVLSLIAAALTHYLYGGLRITSPGARATGAATGHLSVLLGVFVSLKAVAYWLDRYGLAVKSSDFKATGNWTGLRYVDANAYLPAKTILFCIAVICALLFFATLWRRTWQLPVIGFGLMVLSAILIGGLYPAIVQKFQVQPNEQAKESPYIKKNIEATRLAYGIESAKPEDYSGKGDPKRKAQQRDAAPTAASYRLVDSNVVSPAFQQLQQERKYYQFPATLDVDRYNGPDGKPQDTVIGLRELNIKGIQKRNWINDHFTYTHGYGAIAAKGTNTITDPDKGTVGSPDFTESGLPTSGQLGKYEQRIYYGEKTEQYSIVGGPQKELDYEKNGEETTSYKGKSGVNLSNPLNRAAYAVAFSEPQILYSGAVGEGSRILYNRTPKERVEAVAPWLTIDGDAYPAVVDGRIQWIVDAYTTTNGYPYASRTTLGDTTADSLTTNQRAVVAQQNQVNYIRNSVKATVDAYDGTVNLYQWDTKDPVLKTWMKAFPGTVKAKDKISPELKAHLRYPQDMFKVQRELLTRYHVTEPEQFYSGSDAWQVPDDPTNKDTSAVPPYYLSLKMPGDTAQKFSLTTTFTPAGRPNLGAFMAVDADANSDKYGTIRLLRVTETVQGPQQVQSELNGVPEVATFVRDLRGTDSDIEYGNLLTVPLDGGFLYIEPVYARGGSANYPLLKKIAVAYGGGKPVFKDSLTEALNAVFEQNVAEPPPVTTPPPGDTTKPPPATGDAALKAAIADAQKAYDDAEAALDKKPTDWEAYGRAQSALQDALERAAAAQAKPSPATSP; encoded by the coding sequence ATGCCGGACCGCGGCGGAGGCCCGACCGGGCCACGGATCAGAGTGGGCCGGCCGTCCCGGCGAGTCCGTACCCTGCTCATGACATTGGGCGTCCTGGCCGTCCTGGCCATGGCGTTCGTCATGTTCGCCGGGTTCTGGACCGACTGGCTCTGGTACCGCTCGGTCAAGTACTCCTCTGTCTTCACCACCACCCTGTGGACCAAGGTCGGACTGTTCGCGGTCTTCGGGCTGCTGATGGCCGCGGCTGTCGGTGTGAACATCTGGCTCGCCCACAGGCTGCGGCCCCCGCTGAGCGCGATGTCGCTGGAGCAGCAGAGTCTTGACCGCTACCGGATGGGCATCGCCCCGTACAAGAAGTGGGTGCTCCTCGCGATCACCGCTCTCGTCGGGCTGATCGCCGGAGCCTCCGCCACCGGGCAGTGGCGCACCTGGCTGATGTGGGTCAACGGTGTGTCCTTCGGCCAGAAGGACCCGCAGTTCGGCATGGACGTGTCGTTCTACGCGTTCGACCTGCCCTGGTACCGCTTCCTGCTCGGCTTCGGCTTCGCGGCCGCCGTGCTCTCGCTGATCGCGGCCGCGCTGACCCACTATCTGTACGGCGGGCTGCGCATCACCAGCCCCGGCGCGCGGGCGACGGGCGCGGCCACCGGCCATCTGTCGGTGCTGCTCGGTGTCTTCGTCTCGCTCAAGGCCGTCGCGTACTGGCTCGACCGGTACGGCCTCGCGGTGAAGTCCAGCGACTTCAAGGCCACCGGCAACTGGACCGGCCTGCGGTACGTCGACGCCAACGCCTATCTCCCGGCGAAGACGATCCTCTTCTGCATCGCGGTCATCTGCGCCCTGCTGTTCTTCGCGACGCTCTGGCGCCGCACCTGGCAGCTGCCCGTGATCGGCTTCGGGCTGATGGTCCTGTCGGCGATCCTCATCGGCGGCCTGTACCCCGCGATCGTGCAGAAGTTCCAGGTCCAGCCGAACGAGCAGGCCAAGGAAAGTCCGTACATCAAGAAGAACATCGAGGCCACGCGGCTCGCGTACGGCATCGAAAGCGCCAAGCCGGAGGACTACTCCGGCAAGGGCGACCCCAAGCGGAAGGCCCAGCAGCGCGACGCGGCTCCGACGGCGGCCAGCTACCGCCTGGTCGACTCGAACGTCGTCTCGCCCGCCTTCCAGCAGCTCCAGCAGGAGCGCAAGTACTACCAGTTCCCCGCGACCCTGGACGTCGACCGGTACAACGGCCCCGACGGCAAGCCGCAGGACACGGTCATCGGTCTGCGCGAGCTCAACATCAAGGGCATCCAGAAGCGCAACTGGATCAATGACCACTTCACGTACACCCATGGCTATGGCGCGATCGCGGCCAAGGGCACGAACACCATCACGGACCCCGACAAGGGCACCGTCGGCTCACCCGACTTCACCGAGTCCGGGCTGCCGACCAGCGGCCAGCTCGGGAAGTACGAGCAGCGGATCTACTACGGCGAGAAGACCGAGCAGTACTCCATCGTCGGCGGTCCGCAGAAGGAGCTCGACTACGAGAAGAACGGCGAGGAGACCACCAGCTACAAGGGCAAGAGCGGGGTCAACCTCTCCAATCCGCTGAACCGCGCGGCGTACGCCGTCGCCTTCAGCGAGCCGCAGATCCTCTACTCGGGAGCTGTCGGCGAGGGTTCGCGGATTCTGTACAACCGCACGCCCAAGGAGCGCGTCGAGGCCGTCGCCCCCTGGCTGACCATCGACGGTGACGCCTACCCGGCGGTCGTCGACGGCCGCATCCAGTGGATCGTCGACGCGTACACCACGACCAACGGCTACCCCTACGCCTCTCGTACGACGCTGGGGGACACCACAGCCGATTCGCTGACCACCAATCAGCGCGCGGTCGTCGCCCAGCAGAACCAGGTCAACTACATCCGCAACTCGGTGAAGGCCACCGTCGACGCCTACGACGGCACGGTCAACCTGTACCAGTGGGACACCAAGGACCCGGTGCTGAAGACCTGGATGAAGGCGTTCCCGGGCACGGTGAAGGCGAAGGACAAGATCTCGCCGGAGCTCAAGGCCCATCTGCGGTACCCGCAGGACATGTTCAAGGTGCAGCGCGAGCTGCTCACCCGGTACCACGTCACGGAGCCGGAGCAGTTCTACAGCGGCAGTGACGCCTGGCAGGTGCCGGACGACCCGACGAACAAGGACACCAGCGCCGTCCCGCCGTACTACCTGAGCCTGAAGATGCCCGGGGACACGGCACAGAAGTTCTCGCTGACGACGACGTTCACACCGGCCGGACGCCCCAACCTGGGTGCGTTCATGGCGGTCGACGCCGATGCCAACAGCGACAAGTACGGCACGATAAGACTGTTGAGAGTCACCGAGACGGTCCAGGGACCGCAACAGGTGCAGAGTGAGCTCAACGGTGTGCCGGAGGTCGCGACCTTCGTCAGGGACCTCAGAGGCACCGACTCGGACATCGAGTACGGCAACCTGCTGACGGTGCCGCTCGACGGCGGGTTCCTTTACATCGAGCCGGTGTACGCACGAGGCGGCAGCGCGAATTACCCGCTGCTGAAGAAGATTGCCGTCGCCTACGGCGGAGGCAAACCGGTCTTCAAGGACAGCCTCACGGAGGCGCTCAACGCGGTCTTCGAACAGAACGTCGCCGAACCGCCACCGGTGACGACACCGCCACCGGGCGACACCACCAAGCCGCCGCCGGCGACGGGTGACGCGGCGCTGAAGGCCGCCATCGCGGACGCTCAGAAGGCGTACGACGATGCCGAGGCGGCGCTGGACAAGAAGCCGACCGACTGGGAGGCGTACGGCAGGGCGCAGTCCGCGCTGCAGGACGCCCTGGAGCGGGCCGCGGCCGCGCAGGCCAAGCCCAGTCCGGCGACCTCCCCTTAG
- a CDS encoding tetratricopeptide repeat protein yields MEFMGDRATLLETGRFVRRHAGNVADATISADAADNVDSSGSGASADSVETAGAEARHRRAADGGDTASMSVLGALLLRRGDLDGAEPYLRAATAEGDRAAANNLGVLLHQRGYADEAAGWWRIAAVAGSAAAAHALGRHFRERGDEPAAEYWLRQSAEQGHALGAYALADLLEHRSDAGAERWLRAAAEQGHREAAYRLARALERRAAEEAREGGDVGLVMGRAGRGAGAGRAAVAGPAASVRVGRGNGGKAASGRAGRGDASAAVADGVGVAGPAVAERTGNDVSSAGAEAGRTGSPGSQGGAGSQGSAGSQGGASSADAAAADGPQLSVLDEAAQWYQQAAARGHRRAALHLGAILEKRGELKEAGRWYLTSAKDGEARAACALGFLLRDAGDEESAAVWWLRAAQDGDGNAANALGALHAARGEQQTAERWYRAAMDAGDVNGAYNLGLLCAAQDRTPQAEQWYRRAAYAGHREAANALAVLLLQAGDATGAEPWFSKAAEAGSVDAAFNLGILHVGRDDDRTALRWYERAAAAGHTEAALQVGIALLREGDEQAAERHLRCAAGGGSAEAAFRLATVLDSRQPPPGPPALGEAMAEKSECEEWYERAAEQGHRRAQVRVGMLAAARGDMTDAARWYREAAEAGSRNGAFNLGLLLAREGNEREAALWWARAARAGHGRAALRLALLAARRGELTEGQRWCARAVELGPAEVSERAARLREALHQELTA; encoded by the coding sequence ATGGAATTTATGGGGGACAGGGCAACTCTGTTGGAGACAGGGCGGTTTGTGCGGCGGCATGCCGGAAACGTGGCAGATGCGACCATTTCTGCCGACGCCGCTGACAACGTTGACAGTTCCGGCAGCGGTGCGAGTGCCGACTCGGTGGAGACCGCCGGGGCCGAGGCACGGCACCGGCGTGCCGCCGACGGCGGCGACACCGCGTCGATGAGCGTGCTCGGCGCGCTGCTGCTGCGCCGCGGCGACCTCGACGGAGCCGAGCCCTATCTGCGTGCCGCGACCGCCGAGGGCGACCGCGCCGCCGCCAACAATCTGGGTGTCCTTCTCCACCAGCGTGGGTACGCCGATGAGGCCGCCGGGTGGTGGCGTATCGCCGCCGTCGCCGGTTCCGCGGCCGCGGCGCATGCGCTGGGGCGTCACTTCCGTGAGCGCGGCGACGAGCCCGCCGCGGAGTACTGGCTGCGCCAGTCCGCCGAGCAGGGGCACGCGCTGGGGGCGTACGCCCTCGCCGATCTTCTGGAGCACCGCAGCGATGCGGGCGCGGAGCGCTGGCTGCGCGCGGCTGCCGAGCAGGGGCACCGCGAGGCGGCGTACCGGCTCGCCCGCGCGCTGGAGCGCCGGGCGGCGGAGGAGGCGCGCGAGGGCGGGGACGTGGGCCTGGTGATGGGACGCGCGGGCCGTGGTGCGGGTGCGGGGCGTGCCGCTGTCGCTGGTCCGGCTGCCTCCGTGCGGGTGGGTCGCGGCAACGGTGGTAAGGCTGCCTCAGGCCGCGCCGGTCGAGGTGACGCCAGTGCGGCGGTAGCGGACGGAGTGGGCGTTGCGGGCCCGGCCGTCGCCGAGCGTACGGGTAACGACGTGAGTTCTGCCGGTGCTGAGGCGGGTCGTACGGGCAGCCCGGGCAGTCAGGGTGGCGCGGGCAGTCAGGGCAGCGCGGGCAGTCAGGGTGGCGCGAGCTCTGCCGACGCGGCCGCCGCCGATGGGCCCCAGCTGTCCGTACTCGACGAGGCCGCGCAGTGGTACCAGCAGGCCGCCGCGCGTGGGCACCGGCGGGCCGCGCTGCACCTCGGCGCGATCCTCGAGAAGCGCGGCGAGCTCAAGGAGGCCGGTCGCTGGTACCTCACCTCCGCCAAGGACGGAGAGGCGCGCGCCGCCTGTGCGCTCGGGTTCCTGCTCCGGGACGCGGGCGACGAGGAGAGCGCAGCCGTGTGGTGGCTGCGTGCCGCGCAGGACGGTGACGGCAATGCCGCCAACGCCCTCGGCGCGCTGCACGCCGCCCGCGGGGAGCAGCAGACCGCCGAGCGCTGGTATCGCGCCGCCATGGACGCGGGTGACGTCAACGGCGCGTACAACCTGGGGCTGCTGTGCGCCGCCCAGGACCGTACGCCGCAGGCCGAGCAGTGGTACCGCCGTGCCGCCTACGCGGGGCACCGCGAGGCCGCCAACGCGCTCGCCGTACTGCTCCTGCAGGCCGGCGACGCGACCGGCGCCGAGCCCTGGTTCTCCAAGGCCGCCGAGGCCGGCAGCGTCGACGCCGCGTTCAACCTGGGCATCCTCCATGTCGGCCGGGACGACGACCGTACGGCCCTGAGGTGGTACGAGCGGGCAGCCGCCGCCGGTCACACCGAGGCCGCCCTCCAGGTCGGCATCGCCCTGCTCAGGGAGGGTGACGAGCAGGCCGCCGAGCGTCATCTGCGCTGCGCGGCGGGTGGTGGCAGCGCTGAGGCCGCCTTCCGGCTGGCCACCGTGCTCGACTCCCGGCAGCCGCCGCCGGGGCCGCCCGCGCTCGGTGAGGCGATGGCCGAGAAGAGCGAGTGCGAGGAGTGGTACGAGCGCGCCGCCGAGCAGGGGCACCGCCGTGCCCAGGTGCGGGTCGGCATGCTCGCCGCAGCCCGTGGCGACATGACCGACGCCGCCCGCTGGTACCGGGAGGCGGCGGAGGCGGGCAGCCGTAACGGTGCGTTCAACCTCGGGCTGCTTCTCGCCCGTGAGGGCAACGAGCGCGAGGCTGCCCTGTGGTGGGCTCGTGCAGCGCGCGCGGGGCACGGCCGCGCCGCGCTGCGCCTCGCGCTGCTCGCCGCCCGCAGGGGTGAGCTGACCGAAGGGCAGCGGTGGTGCGCGCGTGCCGTCGAGCTGGGTCCGGCGGAGGTTTCGGAGCGGGCCGCGCGGCTGCGCGAGGCGCTCCACCAGGAGCTCACGGCGTAG
- a CDS encoding Fur family transcriptional regulator, with protein MSDLLERLRGRGWRLTAQRRVVAEVLDGDHVHLTADEVHARAVTRLPEISRATVYNTLGELVSLGEVLEVSTDRRAKRYDPNAHRPHQHLVCAQCGAIRDVHPSGNPMADLPDAERFGFTISGVEVTYRGTCPNCASA; from the coding sequence ATGAGTGACCTGTTGGAACGACTTCGCGGACGCGGCTGGCGCCTGACGGCACAGCGGCGCGTCGTGGCCGAGGTCCTCGATGGCGACCATGTCCACCTGACGGCCGACGAGGTGCATGCCCGCGCCGTGACGAGGCTCCCCGAGATCTCCCGGGCGACCGTCTACAACACCCTGGGTGAGCTGGTCAGCCTCGGTGAAGTACTCGAGGTGTCGACGGACCGCCGCGCCAAGCGGTACGACCCGAACGCGCACCGCCCGCACCAGCACCTGGTCTGCGCCCAGTGCGGCGCGATCCGTGACGTCCACCCGTCGGGCAACCCGATGGCGGACCTCCCGGACGCGGAGCGCTTCGGCTTCACGATCTCCGGCGTGGAAGTGACGTACAGGGGCACGTGCCCGAACTGCGCGTCCGCCTGA
- a CDS encoding catalase, translated as MTQEAHVTQGPLTTEAGAPVADNQNSETAGVGGPVLLQDQALLEKLAHFNRERIPERIVHARGAGAYGTFTLTRDVSQWTRAKFLSEVGKQTETFLRFSTVAGNLGSADAVRDPRGFALKFYTEEGNYDLVGNNTPVFFIKDAIKFPDFIHTQKRDPYTGSQEADNVWDFWGLSPESTHQVTWLFGDRGIPATLRHMNGYGSHTYQWNNEAGEVFWVKYHFKTDQGIKNLTSDEAALLAGADADSHQRDLRESIERGDFPSWTVQVQIMPAAEAANYRFNPFDLTKVWPHEDYPPVEIGKLELNRNPENIFAEVEQSIFSPAHFVPGIGPSPDKMLQGRLFAYGDAHRYRVGINADHLPVNRPHATEARTNSRDGFLYDGRHKGAKNYEPNSFGGPFQTDKPLWQSTAVTGGTGTHEAPSHAEDSDFVQAGNLYRLMSQDEKGRLIENLAGFISKVSRDDIAERAVNNFRQADGDFGKRLETAVQALRG; from the coding sequence ATGACGCAGGAGGCGCACGTGACGCAGGGACCGCTCACCACGGAGGCCGGCGCGCCGGTTGCCGACAACCAGAACAGCGAGACCGCGGGCGTCGGCGGGCCGGTTCTGCTCCAGGACCAGGCTCTTCTCGAGAAGCTCGCGCACTTCAACCGTGAGCGCATCCCGGAGCGCATCGTGCACGCACGCGGCGCCGGCGCGTACGGCACCTTCACGCTGACCCGCGACGTGTCCCAGTGGACGCGTGCGAAGTTCCTCTCCGAGGTCGGCAAGCAGACCGAGACGTTCCTGCGCTTCTCCACCGTCGCGGGCAACCTCGGCTCGGCGGACGCGGTGCGTGACCCCCGCGGCTTCGCGCTGAAGTTCTACACCGAAGAGGGCAACTACGACCTCGTCGGCAACAACACCCCGGTGTTCTTCATCAAGGACGCCATCAAGTTCCCCGACTTCATCCACACGCAGAAGCGCGACCCCTACACGGGCTCGCAGGAAGCCGACAACGTCTGGGACTTCTGGGGTCTGAGCCCCGAGTCGACGCACCAGGTGACCTGGCTCTTCGGTGACCGCGGTATCCCGGCGACCCTGCGCCACATGAACGGCTACGGCTCGCACACGTACCAGTGGAACAACGAGGCCGGCGAGGTCTTCTGGGTCAAGTACCACTTCAAGACCGACCAGGGCATCAAGAACCTGACCTCGGACGAGGCCGCGCTGCTGGCCGGCGCCGACGCCGACTCGCACCAGCGCGACCTGCGCGAGTCCATCGAGCGCGGCGACTTCCCGTCCTGGACCGTGCAGGTGCAGATCATGCCGGCGGCCGAGGCGGCGAACTACCGCTTCAACCCGTTCGATCTGACCAAGGTCTGGCCGCACGAGGACTACCCGCCGGTCGAGATCGGCAAGCTGGAGCTCAACCGCAACCCGGAGAACATCTTCGCCGAGGTCGAGCAGTCGATCTTCAGCCCCGCGCACTTCGTGCCGGGCATCGGCCCGTCCCCGGACAAGATGCTCCAGGGTCGTCTCTTCGCGTACGGCGACGCCCACCGCTACCGCGTCGGCATCAACGCCGACCACCTGCCGGTGAACCGCCCGCACGCCACCGAGGCGCGCACCAACTCCCGTGACGGCTTCCTGTACGACGGCCGCCACAAGGGCGCGAAGAACTACGAGCCGAACAGCTTCGGCGGCCCGTTCCAGACGGACAAGCCGCTGTGGCAGTCGACCGCAGTCACCGGCGGCACCGGCACTCACGAGGCCCCCAGCCACGCCGAGGACAGCGACTTCGTGCAGGCGGGCAACCTCTACCGGCTGATGTCGCAGGACGAGAAGGGCCGTCTGATCGAGAACCTCGCCGGGTTCATCTCGAAGGTGTCCCGCGACGACATCGCCGAGCGCGCGGTCAACAACTTCCGTCAGGCGGACGGTGACTTCGGCAAGCGGCTCGAGACCGCGGTCCAGGCACTCCGCGGCTGA
- a CDS encoding CBS domain-containing protein, giving the protein MLVRDAMSTVVLTIGPAHTLRQAARLMAARRIGAAVVLDTDAGGLGILTERDILTSVGLGQDPDLEIAGTHTTTDVVFAAPSWTLEEAAEAMTHGGFRHLIVLDNDGPVGIVSVRDIIRCWAPAGRHPATLAG; this is encoded by the coding sequence ATGCTCGTCCGTGACGCCATGAGCACGGTGGTCCTCACCATCGGACCCGCACACACACTCCGCCAGGCCGCCCGCCTGATGGCCGCCCGCCGTATCGGCGCAGCAGTCGTCCTCGACACCGACGCCGGCGGGCTGGGCATTCTGACCGAGCGCGACATCCTCACCTCGGTGGGCTTGGGACAGGACCCCGACCTCGAGATCGCAGGCACCCACACCACCACCGACGTCGTATTCGCCGCGCCGTCCTGGACGCTGGAGGAGGCTGCGGAAGCCATGACGCACGGCGGCTTCCGGCATCTGATCGTGCTCGACAACGACGGGCCCGTCGGCATCGTCTCCGTACGCGACATCATCCGCTGCTGGGCTCCGGCCGGGCGGCACCCGGCGACCCTGGCCGGCTAG
- the hisN gene encoding histidinol-phosphatase, with translation MPDYHDDLRLAHVLADAADAATMDRFKALDLKVETKPDMTPVSEADKGAEELIRGQLKRARPRDAILGEEYGIEGTGPRRWVIDPIDGTKNYVRGVPVWATLISLMVQGEGGYQPVVGVVSAPALGRRWWAAQGGGAYTGRSLTSASRLRVSKVGRIPDASFAYSSLTGWEESGRLDGFMDLTRACWRTRGYGDFWPYMMVAEGSVDICAEPELSLWDMAATAIVVQEAGGSFTGLDGRKGPHSGNAAASNGLLHEELLGYLNQRY, from the coding sequence ATGCCCGACTACCACGATGATCTGCGTCTCGCCCATGTCCTCGCGGACGCCGCGGACGCCGCCACCATGGACCGGTTCAAGGCCCTGGACCTCAAGGTGGAGACCAAGCCGGACATGACCCCGGTGAGCGAGGCCGACAAGGGGGCGGAGGAGCTGATCCGCGGGCAGCTCAAGCGGGCACGGCCGCGGGACGCGATCCTCGGCGAGGAGTACGGCATCGAGGGCACCGGCCCCCGCCGCTGGGTCATCGACCCGATCGACGGCACCAAGAACTACGTACGCGGTGTGCCGGTGTGGGCGACGCTGATCTCGCTGATGGTGCAGGGAGAGGGCGGCTACCAGCCGGTCGTGGGTGTGGTCTCGGCCCCGGCGCTGGGCCGCCGCTGGTGGGCCGCGCAGGGCGGCGGCGCGTACACGGGCCGCAGTCTGACCTCCGCGAGCCGGCTGCGGGTCTCCAAGGTCGGCCGGATCCCGGATGCCTCGTTCGCGTACTCGTCGCTGACGGGCTGGGAGGAGTCGGGGCGGCTCGACGGGTTCATGGACCTGACCCGGGCCTGCTGGCGCACGCGCGGTTACGGCGATTTCTGGCCGTACATGATGGTCGCCGAGGGTTCGGTGGACATCTGTGCCGAGCCGGAGCTGTCGTTGTGGGACATGGCGGCGACCGCGATCGTGGTCCAGGAGGCGGGCGGATCGTTCACCGGTCTCGACGGACGCAAGGGTCCGCACAGCGGCAACGCGGCGGCGTCCAACGGCCTGCTGCACGAGGAACTGCTCGGCTATCTCAACCAGCGGTACTGA
- a CDS encoding TetR/AcrR family transcriptional regulator: MPTARESLLNAALAALADLPWSGVRMVDVASAAGVSRQTLYNEFGSKDGLARALVRREADRYLHGVERVLAERTPAADRLVAVAEWTVEEARAKPLLRALLTGCWGERLPVPKPARRGAAMSGVPAQRRADVGLPAPAELVAAVRDRSIAALVPGRHDGRAKEESADLAHRCELAVRLALSYVSAPVGYVSAPVGEELGVLVRAAVSATSPRAADR, encoded by the coding sequence ATGCCTACAGCGCGAGAGTCCCTACTGAACGCCGCTCTCGCGGCGCTCGCAGACCTGCCCTGGTCAGGGGTGCGAATGGTCGATGTCGCGTCCGCCGCCGGGGTCTCCCGGCAGACCCTCTACAACGAGTTCGGCAGCAAGGACGGCCTGGCCCGCGCGCTGGTGCGGCGCGAGGCCGACCGCTATCTCCATGGCGTGGAGCGGGTGCTCGCCGAACGGACCCCGGCAGCGGACCGGCTGGTGGCGGTCGCCGAGTGGACCGTCGAAGAGGCCAGGGCGAAGCCGCTGCTGCGGGCCCTGCTCACAGGCTGCTGGGGCGAACGGCTGCCAGTGCCCAAGCCCGCCCGCCGCGGTGCCGCGATGTCCGGAGTGCCCGCCCAGCGCCGCGCGGACGTCGGGCTGCCAGCCCCGGCCGAGCTGGTCGCGGCCGTACGGGACCGCTCGATCGCCGCGCTGGTCCCGGGCCGTCACGACGGCCGTGCGAAGGAGGAGTCGGCCGATCTGGCGCACCGCTGCGAGCTGGCCGTGCGGCTCGCGCTCTCCTATGTGAGCGCGCCCGTCGGTTATGTGAGCGCGCCCGTCGGTGAGGAGCTCGGTGTACTGGTGCGGGCCGCGGTCAGTGCGACGAGCCCGAGAGCTGCAGACCGATGA
- a CDS encoding DMT family transporter produces the protein MAWLLVVVAGLLETGFAVCLKLSHGFTRLWPTIAFASFALGSFGLLTLALKKLDVGPAYAVWTGIGAAGTAIYGMVFLDDLVSTLKIVSISLVIIGVIGLQLSGSSH, from the coding sequence ATGGCGTGGCTGCTGGTGGTGGTCGCCGGGCTTCTCGAGACGGGCTTCGCGGTCTGCCTCAAGCTGTCGCACGGTTTCACCAGGCTCTGGCCGACGATCGCCTTCGCCAGTTTCGCGCTGGGAAGCTTCGGGCTGCTGACGCTCGCGCTGAAGAAGCTCGATGTGGGTCCCGCGTACGCCGTGTGGACCGGCATCGGCGCCGCGGGAACCGCGATCTACGGAATGGTCTTCCTCGACGACCTGGTCTCCACCCTCAAGATCGTCTCGATCTCGCTGGTGATCATCGGCGTCATCGGTCTGCAGCTCTCGGGCTCGTCGCACTGA